Proteins from a genomic interval of Pararge aegeria chromosome 26, ilParAegt1.1, whole genome shotgun sequence:
- the LOC120635130 gene encoding uncharacterized protein LOC120635130, whose product MAPKKNPHAKGDTQETLPSTEDPWSPYDFSKFDAFLTGAREEEGSNRVKRKAKNARRFNTLSGPKLRERPNHYLYPEPVKDRVLEYTTTTRKPGILPETMNPGVIFRVRMSDAILRIKQRMYEDPERHIEADIIYTNLIKKVRRRGHGRKRTKVRSSTTASDQELNHTSTVSVPIARRADLSETQQGKGRKRKKQGRSRERSDYDLYEPPIKGFESSFVEMPKDLYQAHLRPGVIFRIHMSEAILKMQYRNYGEDKDESVIEADVEYLRLTRKVINDEITKFEDLKWLVSWFNNRSELVQEHMCNTRYYAVGIPPTMFTHSEEYMKRMCLFDNVYLDHIPYVVGEDGSLMAAVAPPVLHCDAATCTSVPFIDSVMFDERLSRTNVRTVTRCQASCRAHCRNDPDCLKRCSDRCLRAD is encoded by the exons ATGGCGCCAAAGAAAAATCCACACGCAAAG GGCGACACGCAAGAAACATTACCATCAACGGAAGATCCATGGTCTCCGTATGACTTCTCGAAGTTCGACGCCTTCCTCACCGGAGCACGCGAGGAAGAAGGGAGCAACAGAGTGAAACGAAAAGCCAAG aaCGCCCGCCGATTCAATACCCTCAGCGGACCGAAACTCCGTGAACGTCCAAACCACTACCTCTACCCAGAGCCAGTTAAAGACCGTGTCTTAGAGTACACCACCACAACAAGGAAACCAGGTATCCTGCCAGAGACAATGAACCCCGGAGTGATCTTCCGAGTGAGAATGTCCGACGCGATATTGCGTATAAAACAGAGGATGTATGAGGACCCGGAGCGGCACATAGAAGCTGATATCATCTACACAAACCTGATAAAGAAGGTG cGTCGTCGAGGTCACGGTAGAAAACGCACCAAAGTGCGATCCTCCACAACTGCTTCAGATCAAGAG CTTAACCACACGTCCACCGTAAGCGTGCCGATAGCGAGGCGGGCAGACCTCTCAGAGACGCAGCAGGGCAAAGGTCGGAAGCGTAAGAAGCAAGGCAGGTCACGCGAAAGGTCCGACTATGACTTATACGAGCCACCGATCAAG GGCTTCGAATCATCGTTCGTGGAGATGCCAAAGGATTTGTACCAAGCACACCTGCGGCCAGGAGTGATTTTCCGCATACACATGTCCGAAGCTATCCTCAAGATGCAATACAGGAA CTACGGTGAGGATAAAGACGAGTCAGTGATAGAAGCAGACGTGGAGTACCTGCGACTCACCCGCAAGGTGATCAACGACGAGATCACCAAGTTTGAAGACCTCAAGTGGCTGGTGAGCTGGTTCAACAACCGCTCCGAGCTTGTCCAGGAGCATATGTGCAACACCAGATACTACGCCGTCG GTATACCACCTACGATGTTCACGCATTCCGAGGAGTACATGAAACGGATGTGTCTCTTCGACAACGTATACCTGGATCACATCCCATACGTTGTGGGTGAAGACGGGTCGCTGATGGCTGCTGTGGCACCACCCGTACTGCACTGCGACGCGGCCACTTGCACCTCTGTGCCCTTCATTGACAG TGTAATGTTCGACGAGCGCCTGTCTCGCACCAACGTCCGCACCGTGACTAGATGCCAAGCGAGCTGCCGAGCACACTGTCGTAACGACCCGGACTGTCTCAAGCGGTGCTCGGACAGGTGTCTACGTGCCGACTAG